The genomic region GGCGAGGATAGAGTCTGCACCAGTATCGTTGTCGCTGCAGAACTCCGTTATGGCGCGGCCAAGTCAAACTCGGCAAAACTTGTGGAGCGTATCGACTTGATCCTCTCAGCATTGGAAATGCTGCCACTGGAATCCCCTGCCGACCACCAATATGCAGCAATACGCCATCACCTCACACGTCAGGGAACCCTCATCGGGCCAAATGATCTACTGATTGCCGCACATGCCCTCGCATGTAACCTTACGCTTGTGACCGCCAATGTCGGGGAATTTTCAAGAGTGCCACGACTGAAAGTGGAAAACTGGTTACGGACGTAGCTGAAAAAAGAATTTATTCTTGCTGCATCTATAGTAAATAGCGCTTTCTCTTTAGTGTCTGCAGATGCCAGTCTTTGCCTGCCAGTGCCGGTCACTCCCACTCTATTGTAGCTGGCGGCTTGCCGGAGATGTCGTAGGCGACGCGTGAGATGCCCGCCACCTCGTCGATGATCCGGCGCGAGACCAGATCCAGGAATTCATAGGGCAGATGCGCCCAGCGCGCGGTCATGAAATCCACCGTCTCCACGGCGCGCAGGGCCACCAC from Chromatiales bacterium 21-64-14 harbors:
- a CDS encoding VapC toxin family PIN domain ribonuclease; translated protein: MSASLAYLLDTNILSDLVRNPQGEVSAQITKAGEDRVCTSIVVAAELRYGAAKSNSAKLVERIDLILSALEMLPLESPADHQYAAIRHHLTRQGTLIGPNDLLIAAHALACNLTLVTANVGEFSRVPRLKVENWLRT